TTTGAGACCAACCGGGATCGGCAGGATCAAATGTCACTAAAGCAACTAAGATAAAAATAGAAAAAATCGAAGTGATGATCAGGCCAGCTTCTAAAACTCGCTGTAAGCCGCTAAGGGAAGTCGATTCATTCTTTTCTGTTGAATTCAAATGGTAATCCTCTACACAAAAATATTATCTGTGGCACACAATACACCTGCACCAACTTATTGGCCCTAAAATAACAAAAAAAGTCGCTACAATCACTATGGGTGTTAGGGCGTGCTGACCTTTTCAGGTCAAATTTTGTTCAATCTAAACATTTTTTGATCGCGGCGTGACAAGTGTAGCTTGATTATTCCAAGTGAGCGCGTCACCACAAAAAGCATGAAACGTTTAGATGAACCCAAAGGCATCGCTTGTTTGTCATTTATACTACGTTATCGTTTATATCGCATGCGCGTGTGCGCCTACATGGATGTAGGCATCATTAGAATAACACAAGAGCAGTTATCAAGAATAACCACACTTTACATGCTCTGCCTTGTATAAATGACAAACAAGCAGCTGCAAAAATGACCTCGAAAGGTCAACACGCCCTAACCTTGTTTAATTGCAACACGATTAGATTGCTTTACTTCTTCCATGACTACATAAGATCGGCTGCCACTCACTGAGGGTAATGTTAAAACTGTATCACCTAATAGCGCTCGGTATGCCGACATATCTGCCACGCGGGTTTTTAATAAGAAATCAAAATTACCCGACACCAAATGACATTCTTGTATTTCATCTAGCGCCTGCACCGCTTTAGCAAAATCTTCAAATACATCGGGTGATGTTTTCGTTAAGGTTATCTCTATAAATACTAGTAAGGCTCCGGCCATTTTTAGCGGATCGATAATTGCGGTATAGCCTTTAATAAAACCTTCTTTTTCAAGCTTCTTAACACGCTCTAGGCAAGGCGTGGCACTTAGTCCAACTCGTTTTGCTAATTCAACGTTCGCTAAACGGCCGTCGTTCTGCAACTCTTTGAGTATGTTTAAATCAATTCGATCTAGTGGTCTGACGTCTTTACTTGCCATAATAGTGATTTATATTGCTTATTATTAATTAGCGACAATATTCACTTTAAAGTTAGATTATTAAAGTGAATAAAACTATTTATTTGTATATATACTAGCGTTTTTTATTGCCAAGTAAAATGATAGGGCTAAAAGATGTTAATTGGTGTACCTAAAGAAATAAAAAATCATGAATATCGTGTTGGTTTAACGCCTGCAGCTGTTAAAGAGTTTATTGCTCACGGCCACGATGTAATCGTTCAAACGAATGCTGGCACCTCGATTGGCTTTTCTGACGATCAATATATTTCAGCTGGTGCACAAATGATTGCTTCACCAGAAGAAATTTTTGCTCGCGCAGACATGATTGTTAAGGTAAAAGAACCACAACCTAACGAATGTAAAATGCTTCGCAAGGGTCAAACACTTTACACTTACCTTCATTTGGCTCCAGATCCAGTGCAAACAGAACTACTTATTGCTTCTGGCGCAACATGTATTGCATACGAAACCGTCACTGATGCACGCGGTGGACTTCCGTTACTTGCTCCTATGAGTGAAGTTGCTGGACGAATGTCTATTCAAGCTGGTGCGCATCACCTTGAAAAAGCGCAAGGTGGTAGCGGTACATTACTTGGTGGCGTACCTGGCGTAGCTCCTGCTGAAGTACTTGTTATCGGCGGTGGTGTAGTTGGTACGCAAGCTGCCAAAATGGCTCGCGGTATGGGTGCAGATGTAACAATTTTAGATCGCTCTATTCCACGCTTGCGCGAATTAGATGATATTTTTGGCGGCACAGTGAAAACAGTATATTCAACGGTTGATGCCATCGAACAATATTCAAAGCAGGCTGACTTAGTAATAGGCGCAGTACTTATTCCAGGTGCAGCAGCGCCGAAGTTGCTTACACGCGAACATCTTAAAAATATGAAAGATGGTGCTGTAGTAGTAGATGTTGCGATTGACCAAGGTGGATGTTTTGAAACATCAAAAGCGACCACTCACCAAGAACCTACCTATGTTGTTGATGGTGTTGTACATTACTGCGTAGCTAACATGCCAGGAGGTGTTGCTCGCACATCTACCATGGCATTAAATAATGCAACACTTCCTTTTGGTCTTGCTTTAGCCAATAAAGGACCTAAACAAGCAATGCTAGAAAACCCTCATTTGTTAAATGGTCTAAACGTACATGAAGGCAAGGTAACCTACCAAGCTGTTTCTGACGCATTAGGTTATGAATACGTAGCGCCTGAAGTAGCATTACAAGCTTAATCTTCAGTTTACTCTTTCATTATTTTTACTGTAATTAAAGCAGTAGAATGCTACTAAAAAATACCGTTCTATTTAGAGCGGTATTTTTTTCTTTACACATAGCGCTTGCTAAATTAAATCTTGTCTATATATATTCAGTAAAATAATCAATACAATAACTTCTTTGTTATTTTCTCTAAAACAGACATTTTTATGAAACTATTAATAACGATAAATATTTTCAGTTATCATAAAAATATTCGGAGTACCGCATGAGCGACGTAAGACATATCCCATTATTAATTTTAGGTTCTGGACCTGCTGGTTATACTGCTGCTGTGTACGCAGCGCGCGCTAATTTAAAGCCTGTTCTGTTAACAGGTATGCAGCAAGGTGGTCAATTAACCACAACGACTGAAGTAGAAAACTGGCCGGGCGACGCAAATGACTTAACCGGTCCTGCGTTGATGGATCGCATGAAAGAGCACGCAGAAAAATTTGATACAGAAATCATCTTTGATCATATTCATACTGTGGATTTTAAAACTAAGCCATATACGCTTGAAGGCGATGCGGGTAAATATACTTGTGACGCGTTAATTATTTGTACTGGTGCATCAGCCAAATACTTAGGTTTGGAATCAGAGCAAGCATTTATGGGTCGTGGCGTATCGGCGTGTGCAACATGTGACGGGTTCTTCTATCGCAATCAAAAAGTTGCAGTTGTCGGTGGCGGAAACACAGCCGTTGAAGAAGCGCTGTACTTATCTAACATTGCATCTGAAGTTCACTTAGTACACCGCAGAGAAACATTCCGTAGTGAAAAGATTCTAACCAACCGCCTGATGGAAAAAGTTGAGAGCGGTAACATTGTTCTTCACCTAAATAAGAATTTAGATGAAGTTGTAGGCGATGAAATGGGTGTGACGGGCATAAAGCTTAAAGATTCACAGTCAGATGAAATATCAAGCTTAGATGTTGCGGGTGTATTCATTGCTATTGGCCATAAACCGAATACTGATATCTTCGACGGTCAATTAGAAATGAAAGATGGCTATATTATTGTAAATAGCGGTCTGCAAGGTAATGCAACTGCAACTAGTGTAGAAGGTGTATTTGCAGCAGGTGATGTATCTGATCATATCTATCGCCAAGCAGTAACTTCAGCTGGCACTGGCTGTATGGCTGCTTTAGACGCAGAGCGATACATGGATGGCTTAGTTAAATAGCCCATTTGCGTTAAATAATTTTTTATATCGCGTATCCATCGTTATACTTAAAGTTAGTTTAAACGAATTATGCCCCTAAGCTATTCATCAGGGGCATTTGTTTTTAGAGGTGTTGATTGTCTGAGTTATGCGTTTATCAATTACCTACAGATAAGCATTTATTCCCTTCTCCGGAATACGCGCTTGCTGAACCAAATGGGTTACTTGCTGTGGGTGGAGATCTTAATCCACACCGGCTAATGACCGCCTACTACTACGGCATTTTTCCTTGGTTCTCTGATGGCGAACCTATCATGTGGTGGAGCCCAAACCCTAGAGCTATTCTTGACTTGTCTGAACTACACGTAAGTCGTAGTTTAAAAAAACTCATTCGAAAAACCCCTTTTACAATTACTTTAAACCATTGTTTTGAAGATGTTATTCATGCCTGCGCCGCTCCGCGAGACACTCAAGATGAAACGTGGATCACTCAAGACATGATTAACGCGTATACGCAGCTGCATCAAAACGGCAAAGCACACAGCATTGAGATTTGGCAAAATAATATGCTTGTGGGCGGTTTATATGGCGTACTTATTGGCGGGTGTTTTTGTGGCGAATCCATGTTTAGCCTGATGTCTAACGCATCAAAAGTTGCCTATGTTGCGCTGGTTCAATGGCTGCAATCAATTGGAGCCACCATGATAGACTGCCAAATGCAAACAAGCCATTTAGCAACATTGGGCAGCAAGGAAGTGTCTCGTTCTGATTTTATATATCGACTAGAGCAAGTGCGAGATAAACACTTAACGTTACAGTCGCCTGCTCAGCTAACCATTAAGTTAGACCACTTATGATGAGTGATTATAAACACCTCCGACTCGCGCTAACAAAACCATTTGTATGTAGTTATTTAGACGACCAGTTTGAACAGCTATTAGTTGTTATTGATGATACTCAACTTAATCCAAACCACTTTGATAAATTATTAGAGCTTGGGTTTAGACGTAGCGGTAACCAAGTATACCGCCCTCATTGCTCTGACTGTCACGAATGCCACTCGTTGCGCGTTATCGTTGACCAATTCAGTCCAAGTAAAAACCAAAAACGCGTTTTAAAAAAGGCTAAAGATTTCAGTTTTAAAGTAGCGCACAAACCACGAAAAACCTACTACCCGCTTTACGAAAAGTACATCAATACTCGGCATGAAGGTGGCAGTATGTATCCTGCCAACCACAGTCAATACCAAAGTTTTGTTGCATGTGATTGGTTGCAGTCTATTTTTATTGAGCTATATGACGACAAAAAACTAATTGCAGTGGCTGTTACCGATTTATTACCTAACGCACTTTCTGCTGTGTATACATTTTTTGATCCTGATTATGAACATTTTTCTATCGGCACCCTATTAATTTTGCAGCAAGTGGAAGTTGCGAAATTAAACGGTAAAAATCACGTCTACCTTGGTTACCAAATAGATGATTGTGACAACATGAACTATAAGCATAAGTTCAAAACAAACGAGCAATTTATTGGTAATGCTTGGCAGATATTTACTAAGTAATGGCGATATTAAGCAACACTCAGCTAATTATTTATTCAGCTTGAGTAGCTTTGTAACGCATATTGTTGTGGTAAAAATCTTCTGATTTTCCCTCAAACCATGCCGTTTGCTCATTAATTCATCGATTTGTGAATAAATGTTTATACTTACCTTTACATATAAGGCGTAATTGTGCACAATCTGCGCTGCTTTTTATCTTGCTAACAAATGAGGTTATACGATTAATGGCAAAAGAAGATGTCATTGAAATGCAGGGAACCATTTTGGAAACCTTGCCAAATACTATGTTCCGTGTTGAATTAGAAAACGGACATGTCGTTACTGCGCATATTTCAGGTAAAATGCGTAAGAACTATATTCGAATTTTAACGGGTGATAAGGTAACTGTAGAGTTAACACCTTACGATTTATCAAAAGGCCGCATTGTTTTCCGTGCCCGTTAATTAAATCCGTTAATTGTCTATAAATCATTACTAAAACGCCCAGCTAAACTGGGCGTTTTTTGTATCTGAAGGGCTTTATTTACTCCCTACGAAACTAGCTCTTTTTCATCGTCATATTCAAAGCTAATCTCATCTTTATCCACAACAATCTTAACGTTACCACCAGTAGCTAATTTACCGAACAACACTTCATTAGCGAGTGGCTTCTTCAATTTGTCTTGAATCAAGCGAGACATAGGTCTTGCACCCATCGCCTTGTCATATCCTTTATCTGCCAGCCATTGCTTAGCTTCTTCAGTCAGCTCCATAGAGACACCTTTGCTGTCTAGCTGTGCTTGCAGCTCTACAATAAATTTATCTACTACTTGCAATATAATTTCGGTATCAAGGTGATTAAACCAAATAATATTATCTAAGCGGTTTCTAAATTCTGGAGAAAATGTCTTGTTAATTTCATCCATTGCATCATAACTATGGTCTTGCTGCTTAAACCCAATAGACGATTTCGTTGTTTCAAATACACCCGCATTTGTGGTCATCACTAAAATTACGTTTCTAAAATCAGCTTTGCGACCATTATTATCAGTTAACGTACCGTGATCCATTACTTGAAGCAGAATATTAAAGATATCAGTATGTGCTTTTTCAATTTCATCTAACAGCACCACACTATGAGGGTTTTTAATCACGGCATCAGTAAGCAAACCGCCTTGCTCATAGCCTACATAGCCCGGAGGCGCACCAATTAAACGGCTGACCGCATGGCGTTCCATATATTCAGACATATCAAAACGAGTAAGCTCAAGTCCCAGTACCGTCGCTAACTGCTTAGTCACTTCTGTTTTACCTACACCAGTTGGTCCTGCAAACAAAAATGAGCCAATCGGTTTACCTTCACTCCCTAAACCTGAACGAGATAGTCTAATTGCCGATGTAAGCACCTCAATCGCAGGGTCTTGACCAAATACTACTAACTTAAGGTTACGGTCCATGTTTTTGAGAACGTCTTTGTCAGAGGCTGACACGGACTTCTCAGGTATACGAGCAATTTTAGAAATGATTTGCTCAATATCACTTACGTTAATTGTTTTCTTCCGGCGGCTTTGCGGCATTAAACGCTGGCTTGCACCAGCCTCATCAATTACATCAATGGCCTTATCGGGTAAATGACGCTCGTTGATATATTTAGCAGAAAGTTCAGCGGCTGCTCGCATCGCTTTATTGGTATAACGAATATTATGGTGGCTTTCGTACTTCTCTTTCAACCCTAATAAAATTTTTGTAGTGTCATCCACAGATGGCTCAACTACATCAATTTTTTGGAATCGGCGCACCAAAGCATGATCTTTTTCAAAAATCGTTTTAAATTCTTGATAAGTTGTCGAACCAATACAGCGTAATCGTCCACTTGATAATAGCGG
This is a stretch of genomic DNA from Flocculibacter collagenilyticus. It encodes these proteins:
- a CDS encoding arginyltransferase; protein product: MSDYKHLRLALTKPFVCSYLDDQFEQLLVVIDDTQLNPNHFDKLLELGFRRSGNQVYRPHCSDCHECHSLRVIVDQFSPSKNQKRVLKKAKDFSFKVAHKPRKTYYPLYEKYINTRHEGGSMYPANHSQYQSFVACDWLQSIFIELYDDKKLIAVAVTDLLPNALSAVYTFFDPDYEHFSIGTLLILQQVEVAKLNGKNHVYLGYQIDDCDNMNYKHKFKTNEQFIGNAWQIFTK
- the infA gene encoding translation initiation factor IF-1, coding for MAKEDVIEMQGTILETLPNTMFRVELENGHVVTAHISGKMRKNYIRILTGDKVTVELTPYDLSKGRIVFRAR
- the clpA gene encoding ATP-dependent Clp protease ATP-binding subunit ClpA, translated to MLNKDLEVTLNSAFRNARELRHEFMTVEHLLLALIDNPSASTALSSCGADLEQLREEVTAYIKDTTPVIPNDDADRETQPTLGFQRVLQRAVFHVQSSGQSEVNGANVLVAIFSEQEAHAVYLLKKLDITRLDVVNFISHGISKIEFNENQDSVDQSQTVDQQAEESATLKGFTTNLNEQAELGFIDPLVGRDKEVERTVQVLCRRKKNNPLLVGEAGVGKTAIAEGLAFKIINGDVPDVIANATIYSLDMGALLAGTKYRGDFEKRFKSLLKELEQEDDAIMFIDEIHTIIGAGAASGGVMDASNLIKPLLSSGRLRCIGSTTYQEFKTIFEKDHALVRRFQKIDVVEPSVDDTTKILLGLKEKYESHHNIRYTNKAMRAAAELSAKYINERHLPDKAIDVIDEAGASQRLMPQSRRKKTINVSDIEQIISKIARIPEKSVSASDKDVLKNMDRNLKLVVFGQDPAIEVLTSAIRLSRSGLGSEGKPIGSFLFAGPTGVGKTEVTKQLATVLGLELTRFDMSEYMERHAVSRLIGAPPGYVGYEQGGLLTDAVIKNPHSVVLLDEIEKAHTDIFNILLQVMDHGTLTDNNGRKADFRNVILVMTTNAGVFETTKSSIGFKQQDHSYDAMDEINKTFSPEFRNRLDNIIWFNHLDTEIILQVVDKFIVELQAQLDSKGVSMELTEEAKQWLADKGYDKAMGARPMSRLIQDKLKKPLANEVLFGKLATGGNVKIVVDKDEISFEYDDEKELVS
- the aat gene encoding leucyl/phenylalanyl-tRNA--protein transferase, whose amino-acid sequence is MSELCVYQLPTDKHLFPSPEYALAEPNGLLAVGGDLNPHRLMTAYYYGIFPWFSDGEPIMWWSPNPRAILDLSELHVSRSLKKLIRKTPFTITLNHCFEDVIHACAAPRDTQDETWITQDMINAYTQLHQNGKAHSIEIWQNNMLVGGLYGVLIGGCFCGESMFSLMSNASKVAYVALVQWLQSIGATMIDCQMQTSHLATLGSKEVSRSDFIYRLEQVRDKHLTLQSPAQLTIKLDHL
- the lrp gene encoding leucine-responsive transcriptional regulator Lrp: MASKDVRPLDRIDLNILKELQNDGRLANVELAKRVGLSATPCLERVKKLEKEGFIKGYTAIIDPLKMAGALLVFIEITLTKTSPDVFEDFAKAVQALDEIQECHLVSGNFDFLLKTRVADMSAYRALLGDTVLTLPSVSGSRSYVVMEEVKQSNRVAIKQG
- the trxB gene encoding thioredoxin-disulfide reductase, with the translated sequence MSDVRHIPLLILGSGPAGYTAAVYAARANLKPVLLTGMQQGGQLTTTTEVENWPGDANDLTGPALMDRMKEHAEKFDTEIIFDHIHTVDFKTKPYTLEGDAGKYTCDALIICTGASAKYLGLESEQAFMGRGVSACATCDGFFYRNQKVAVVGGGNTAVEEALYLSNIASEVHLVHRRETFRSEKILTNRLMEKVESGNIVLHLNKNLDEVVGDEMGVTGIKLKDSQSDEISSLDVAGVFIAIGHKPNTDIFDGQLEMKDGYIIVNSGLQGNATATSVEGVFAAGDVSDHIYRQAVTSAGTGCMAALDAERYMDGLVK
- the ald gene encoding alanine dehydrogenase, which codes for MLIGVPKEIKNHEYRVGLTPAAVKEFIAHGHDVIVQTNAGTSIGFSDDQYISAGAQMIASPEEIFARADMIVKVKEPQPNECKMLRKGQTLYTYLHLAPDPVQTELLIASGATCIAYETVTDARGGLPLLAPMSEVAGRMSIQAGAHHLEKAQGGSGTLLGGVPGVAPAEVLVIGGGVVGTQAAKMARGMGADVTILDRSIPRLRELDDIFGGTVKTVYSTVDAIEQYSKQADLVIGAVLIPGAAAPKLLTREHLKNMKDGAVVVDVAIDQGGCFETSKATTHQEPTYVVDGVVHYCVANMPGGVARTSTMALNNATLPFGLALANKGPKQAMLENPHLLNGLNVHEGKVTYQAVSDALGYEYVAPEVALQA